The proteins below are encoded in one region of Balaenoptera acutorostrata chromosome 11, mBalAcu1.1, whole genome shotgun sequence:
- the ITGA7 gene encoding integrin alpha-7 isoform X6: MAGTPGRDPWGAPGICYLLGSLLAGLLFPGAVAFNLDVMGALRKEGEPGSLFGFSVALHRQLQPGPQSWLLVGAPQALALPGQQANRTGGLFACPLSLEETDCYRVDIDRGADVQKESKENQWLGVSVRSQGPGGKIVTCAHRYEARQRVDQILETRDVIGRCFVLSQDLAIRDELDGGEWKFCEGRPQGHEQFGFCQQGTAAAFSPDSHYLLFGAPGTYNWKGLLFVTNIDSSDPDQLVYKTLDPADRLPGPAGDLALNSYLGFSIDSGKSLVRAEELSFVAGAPRANHKGAVVILRKDSASRLVPEVMLSGERLTSGFGYSLAVADLNNDGWTDLVVGAPYYFERQEELGGAVYVYMNQGGHWAGVSPLRLCGSPDSMFGISLAVLGDLNQDGFPDLAVGAPFDGDGKVFIYHGSSLGVVVKPSQVLEGEAVGIKSFGYSLSGGLDVDGNRYPDLLVGSLADTAVLFRARPVLHVSHEVSILPRNIDLEQPNCASGHLVCMDLRVCFSYIASPSSYSPVVALDYTLDGDTDRRLRGQVPRVTFLSRGPDDPKHQASGTVWLKHQHDRVCGDTMLQLQENVKDKLRAIVVTLSYSLQTPRLRRQAPGQGLPPVAPILNAHQPSTQRTEIHFLKQGCGEDKVCQSNLQLVHARFCARVSDTEFQPLPMDADGTTALFALSGQPVIGLELKVTNLPSDPAQPQADGDDAHEAQLLVTLPASLHYSGVRALDPAEKPLCLSNENASHVECELGNPMKRGAQVTFYLILSTSGITIETTELEVELLLATISEQELQPVSARARVFIELPLSITGVAIPQQLFFSGVVRGESAMQSERDVGSKVKYEVTVSNQGQSLNTLGSAFLNIMWPHEIANGKWLLYPMRVELEGGQGPGQRGLCSPRPNILHLDVDSRDRRRRELGQPEPQEPHEQPEPSTSWWPVSSAEKKKNVTLDCTRGTASCVVFSCPLYSFDRAAVLHVWGRLWNSTFLEEYSAVKSLEVIVQANITVKSSIKNLLLRDASTVIPVMVYLDPVAVVAEGVPWWVILLAVLAGLLVLALLVLLMWKMGFFKRARYPEATVPQYHAVKIPREDRQQFKEEKTGTILRNNWGSPRREGPDAHPILAGDGHPELGSDGHPVPGTA; this comes from the exons GCTGCTGGTGGGCGCTCCCCAGGCTCTGGCCCTGCCTGGGCAGCAGGCAAATCGCACTGGAGGCCTCTTCGCTTGCCCACTGAGCCTGGAAGAGACTGACTGCTACAGAGTGGACATCGACCGGGGAG CTGACGTGCAGAAGGAGAGTAAGGAGAACCAGTGGTTGGGAGTCAGTGTTCGGAGCCAGGGACCTGGGGGCAAGATTGTT ACCTGTGCGCACCGATACGAGGCGCGGCAGCGTGTGGACCAGATCCTGGAGACGAGGGACGTGATTGGTCGCTGCTTTGTGCTAAGCCAGGACCTGGCCATCCGCGATGAGCTGGATGGCGGGGAGTGGAAGTTCTGTGAGGGACGCCCCCAGGGCCACGAACAATTTGGGTTCTGCCAGCAGGGCACGGCCGCCGCCTTCTCCCCCGACAGCCACTACCTCCTCTTTGGGGCCCCGGGAACCTATAACTGGAAGG gGTTGCTCTTTGTGACCAACATTGATAGCTCAGACCCTGACCAGCTGGTGTATAAAACTTTGGACCCTGCTGACCGGCTCCCAGGACCAGCCGGAGACTTGGCCCTGAATAGCTACTTAG GTTTCTCCATTGACTCGGGGAAGAGTCTGGTGCGAGCAGAGGAGCTGAGCTTTGTGGCAGGGGCCCCCCGTGCCAACCACAAGGGTGCTGTGGTCATTCTGCGCAAAGACAGCGCCAGTCGCCTGGTGCCTGAAGTTATGCTGTCCGGGGAGCGCCTGACCTCTGGCTTTGGCTACTCGCTGGCGGTGGCTGATCTTAACAATGACGG CTGGACAGATCTGGTAGTGGGTGCCCCCTACTACTTTGAGCGCCAAGAAGAACTGGGGGGTGCCGTGTATGTGTACATGAACCAGGGGGGTCACTGGGCTGGGGTCTCCCCTCTCCGGCTCTGCGGCTCTCCTGACTCCATGTTCGGGATCAGTCTGGCTGTCCTGGGGGACCTCAACCAAGATGGCTTCCCAG ACCTTGCTGTAGGGGCTCCCTTCGACGGGGATGGGAAAGTCTTTATCTACCACGGGAGCAGCCTGGGGGTTGTCGTCAAACCTTCCCAG GTGCTGGAGGGCGAGGCTGTGGGCATTAAGAGCTTTGGCTACTCTCTGTCGGGCGGCCTGGATGTGGATGGGAACCGCTACCCGGACCTGCTGGTGGGCTCCCTGGCCGACACTGCCGTGCTCTTCAG ggccaGGCCCGTCCTCCACGTCTCCCACGAGGTCTCTATTCTTCCAAGAAACATCGACCTAGAACAGCCCAACTGCGCCAGTGGCCACTTGGTCTG CATggacctcagggtctgtttcagCTACATTGCATCGCCCAGCAGCTACAGCCCCGTTGTGG CCCTGGATTACACGTTAGATGGGGACACAGACCGGAGGCTCCGGGGCCAGGTGCCCCGTGTGACCTTCCTGAGCCGTGGCCCAGATGACCCCAAGCACCAGGCCTCAGGCACCGTGTGGCTGAAACACCAGCATGACCGAGTCTGTGGAGACACTATGCTTCAGCTTCAG GAGAATGTCAAAGACAAGCTTCGGGCCATCGTGGTGACTCTGTCCTATAGTCTCCAGACCCCTCGGCTCCGGCGACAGGCTCCTGGCCAGGGGCTGCCCCCCGTGGCCCCCATCCTCAATGCCCACCAGCCCAGCACCCAGCGGACAGAG ATCCACTTTCTGAAGCAAGGCTGTGGTGAAGACAAGGTGTGTCAGAGCAATCTGCAGCTGGTCCACGCCCGGTTCTGCGCCCGTGTCAGCGACACGGAGTTTCAGCCTCTGCCCAT GGATGCGGATGGGACGACAGCCCTGTTTGCACTGAGTGGGCAGCCAGTCATCGGCCTGGAGCTGAAGGTCACCAATCTGCCTTCggacccagcccagccccaggctgATGGGGATGACGCCCATGAAGCCCAGCTCCTGGtcaccctccctgcctctctgcaCTATTCAGGAGTCCGGGCCCTGGACCCTGCG GAGAAGCCGCTGTGCCTGTCCAATGAGAACGCCTCCCATGTCGAGTGTGAGCTGGGGAACCCCATGAAGAGAGGTGCCCAG GTCACCTTCTACCTCATCCTTAGCACCTCAGGGATCACCATTGAGACCACAGAGCTGGAGGTGGAGCTGCTGTTGGCCAC GATCAGCGAGCAGGAGCTGCAGCCGGTCTCTGCCCGAGCCCGTGTCTTCATCGAGCTGCCACTGTCCATCACGGG GGTGGCCATTCCCCAGCAGCTCTTCTTCTCTGGCGTGGTGCGGGGCGAGAGCGCCATGCAATCTGAGCGAGATGTGGGCAGCAAGGTCAAGTATGAGGTTACG GTCTCCAACCAAGGCCAGTCACTCAATACCCTGGGCTCGGCCTTCCTCAACATCATGTGGCCCCACGAGATTGCCAACGGGAAGTGGCTGCTGTACCCCATGCGGGTGGAGCTGGAGGGCGGGCAGGGGCCGGGGCAGAGGGGACTCTGTTCCCCCAGGCCCAACATCCTCCACCTG gaTGTGGACAGCAGGGACAGGAGGCGGCGGGAGCTGGGGCAGCCGGAGCCGCAGGAGCCTCATGAGCAGCCGGAGCCCAGCACGTCCTGGTGGCCAGTGTCCTCTGCTGAGAAGAAGAAAAACGTCACCCTG GACTGCACCCGGGGCACGGCCAGCTGCGTGGTGTTCAGCTGCCCTCTCTACAGCTTTGACCGTGCAGCTGTGCTGCATGTCTGGGGCCGCCTCTGGAACAGCACCTTCCTGGAG GAGTACTCGGCTGTGAAGTCCCTGGAAGTGATTGTCCAAGCCAACATCACCGTGAAGTCCTCCATCAAGAACTTGCTGCTCAGAGATGCCTCCACAGTG ATCCCAGTGATGGTATACCTGGACCCCGTGGCTGTGGTGGCAGAAGGAGTCCCCTGGTGGGTCATCCTTCTGGCTGTACTGGCCGGGCTGCTGGTGCTGGCGCTGCTGGTGCTGCTCATGTGGAAG ATGGGATTCTTCAAGCGAGCGCGGTACCCCGAAGCCACTGTGCCCCAGTACCACGCGGTGAAGATCCCACGGGAAGACCGGCAGCAGTTCAAGGAGGAGAAGACGGGCACCATCCTGAGGAACAACTGGGGCAGCCCCCGGCGGGAGGGCCCCGATGCACACCCCATCCTGGCTGGGGATGGGCACCCGGAGCTGGGCTCCGATGGgcaccctgtgccaggcactgcctaG
- the ITGA7 gene encoding integrin alpha-7 isoform X5: MAGTPGRDPWGAPGICYLLGSLLAGLLFPGAVAFNLDVMGALRKEGEPGSLFGFSVALHRQLQPGPQSWLLVGAPQALALPGQQANRTGGLFACPLSLEETDCYRVDIDRGADVQKESKENQWLGVSVRSQGPGGKIVTCAHRYEARQRVDQILETRDVIGRCFVLSQDLAIRDELDGGEWKFCEGRPQGHEQFGFCQQGTAAAFSPDSHYLLFGAPGTYNWKGTARVELCVQGSADLAHLDDGPYEAGGEKEQDPRLIPVPANSYFGFSIDSGKSLVRAEELSFVAGAPRANHKGAVVILRKDSASRLVPEVMLSGERLTSGFGYSLAVADLNNDGWTDLVVGAPYYFERQEELGGAVYVYMNQGGHWAGVSPLRLCGSPDSMFGISLAVLGDLNQDGFPDLAVGAPFDGDGKVFIYHGSSLGVVVKPSQVLEGEAVGIKSFGYSLSGGLDVDGNRYPDLLVGSLADTAVLFRARPVLHVSHEVSILPRNIDLEQPNCASGHLVCMDLRVCFSYIASPSSYSPVVALDYTLDGDTDRRLRGQVPRVTFLSRGPDDPKHQASGTVWLKHQHDRVCGDTMLQLQENVKDKLRAIVVTLSYSLQTPRLRRQAPGQGLPPVAPILNAHQPSTQRTEIHFLKQGCGEDKVCQSNLQLVHARFCARVSDTEFQPLPMDADGTTALFALSGQPVIGLELKVTNLPSDPAQPQADGDDAHEAQLLVTLPASLHYSGVRALDPAEKPLCLSNENASHVECELGNPMKRGAQVTFYLILSTSGITIETTELEVELLLATISEQELQPVSARARVFIELPLSITGVAIPQQLFFSGVVRGESAMQSERDVGSKVKYEVTVSNQGQSLNTLGSAFLNIMWPHEIANGKWLLYPMRVELEGGQGPGQRGLCSPRPNILHLDVDSRDRRRRELGQPEPQEPHEQPEPSTSWWPVSSAEKKKNVTLDCTRGTASCVVFSCPLYSFDRAAVLHVWGRLWNSTFLEEYSAVKSLEVIVQANITVKSSIKNLLLRDASTVIPVMVYLDPVAVVAEGVPWWVILLAVLAGLLVLALLVLLMWKMGFFKRARYPEATVPQYHAVKIPREDRQQFKEEKTGTILRNNWGSPRREGPDAHPILAGDGHPELGSDGHPVPGTA, from the exons GCTGCTGGTGGGCGCTCCCCAGGCTCTGGCCCTGCCTGGGCAGCAGGCAAATCGCACTGGAGGCCTCTTCGCTTGCCCACTGAGCCTGGAAGAGACTGACTGCTACAGAGTGGACATCGACCGGGGAG CTGACGTGCAGAAGGAGAGTAAGGAGAACCAGTGGTTGGGAGTCAGTGTTCGGAGCCAGGGACCTGGGGGCAAGATTGTT ACCTGTGCGCACCGATACGAGGCGCGGCAGCGTGTGGACCAGATCCTGGAGACGAGGGACGTGATTGGTCGCTGCTTTGTGCTAAGCCAGGACCTGGCCATCCGCGATGAGCTGGATGGCGGGGAGTGGAAGTTCTGTGAGGGACGCCCCCAGGGCCACGAACAATTTGGGTTCTGCCAGCAGGGCACGGCCGCCGCCTTCTCCCCCGACAGCCACTACCTCCTCTTTGGGGCCCCGGGAACCTATAACTGGAAGG GCACGGCCAGGGTGGAGCTCTGTGTGCAGGGCTCAGCGGACCTGGCACATCTGGACGACGGGCCCTACGAGGCGGGGGGTGAGAAGGAGCAGGACCCCCGCCTCATCCCGGTCCCTGCCAACAGCTACTTTG GTTTCTCCATTGACTCGGGGAAGAGTCTGGTGCGAGCAGAGGAGCTGAGCTTTGTGGCAGGGGCCCCCCGTGCCAACCACAAGGGTGCTGTGGTCATTCTGCGCAAAGACAGCGCCAGTCGCCTGGTGCCTGAAGTTATGCTGTCCGGGGAGCGCCTGACCTCTGGCTTTGGCTACTCGCTGGCGGTGGCTGATCTTAACAATGACGG CTGGACAGATCTGGTAGTGGGTGCCCCCTACTACTTTGAGCGCCAAGAAGAACTGGGGGGTGCCGTGTATGTGTACATGAACCAGGGGGGTCACTGGGCTGGGGTCTCCCCTCTCCGGCTCTGCGGCTCTCCTGACTCCATGTTCGGGATCAGTCTGGCTGTCCTGGGGGACCTCAACCAAGATGGCTTCCCAG ACCTTGCTGTAGGGGCTCCCTTCGACGGGGATGGGAAAGTCTTTATCTACCACGGGAGCAGCCTGGGGGTTGTCGTCAAACCTTCCCAG GTGCTGGAGGGCGAGGCTGTGGGCATTAAGAGCTTTGGCTACTCTCTGTCGGGCGGCCTGGATGTGGATGGGAACCGCTACCCGGACCTGCTGGTGGGCTCCCTGGCCGACACTGCCGTGCTCTTCAG ggccaGGCCCGTCCTCCACGTCTCCCACGAGGTCTCTATTCTTCCAAGAAACATCGACCTAGAACAGCCCAACTGCGCCAGTGGCCACTTGGTCTG CATggacctcagggtctgtttcagCTACATTGCATCGCCCAGCAGCTACAGCCCCGTTGTGG CCCTGGATTACACGTTAGATGGGGACACAGACCGGAGGCTCCGGGGCCAGGTGCCCCGTGTGACCTTCCTGAGCCGTGGCCCAGATGACCCCAAGCACCAGGCCTCAGGCACCGTGTGGCTGAAACACCAGCATGACCGAGTCTGTGGAGACACTATGCTTCAGCTTCAG GAGAATGTCAAAGACAAGCTTCGGGCCATCGTGGTGACTCTGTCCTATAGTCTCCAGACCCCTCGGCTCCGGCGACAGGCTCCTGGCCAGGGGCTGCCCCCCGTGGCCCCCATCCTCAATGCCCACCAGCCCAGCACCCAGCGGACAGAG ATCCACTTTCTGAAGCAAGGCTGTGGTGAAGACAAGGTGTGTCAGAGCAATCTGCAGCTGGTCCACGCCCGGTTCTGCGCCCGTGTCAGCGACACGGAGTTTCAGCCTCTGCCCAT GGATGCGGATGGGACGACAGCCCTGTTTGCACTGAGTGGGCAGCCAGTCATCGGCCTGGAGCTGAAGGTCACCAATCTGCCTTCggacccagcccagccccaggctgATGGGGATGACGCCCATGAAGCCCAGCTCCTGGtcaccctccctgcctctctgcaCTATTCAGGAGTCCGGGCCCTGGACCCTGCG GAGAAGCCGCTGTGCCTGTCCAATGAGAACGCCTCCCATGTCGAGTGTGAGCTGGGGAACCCCATGAAGAGAGGTGCCCAG GTCACCTTCTACCTCATCCTTAGCACCTCAGGGATCACCATTGAGACCACAGAGCTGGAGGTGGAGCTGCTGTTGGCCAC GATCAGCGAGCAGGAGCTGCAGCCGGTCTCTGCCCGAGCCCGTGTCTTCATCGAGCTGCCACTGTCCATCACGGG GGTGGCCATTCCCCAGCAGCTCTTCTTCTCTGGCGTGGTGCGGGGCGAGAGCGCCATGCAATCTGAGCGAGATGTGGGCAGCAAGGTCAAGTATGAGGTTACG GTCTCCAACCAAGGCCAGTCACTCAATACCCTGGGCTCGGCCTTCCTCAACATCATGTGGCCCCACGAGATTGCCAACGGGAAGTGGCTGCTGTACCCCATGCGGGTGGAGCTGGAGGGCGGGCAGGGGCCGGGGCAGAGGGGACTCTGTTCCCCCAGGCCCAACATCCTCCACCTG gaTGTGGACAGCAGGGACAGGAGGCGGCGGGAGCTGGGGCAGCCGGAGCCGCAGGAGCCTCATGAGCAGCCGGAGCCCAGCACGTCCTGGTGGCCAGTGTCCTCTGCTGAGAAGAAGAAAAACGTCACCCTG GACTGCACCCGGGGCACGGCCAGCTGCGTGGTGTTCAGCTGCCCTCTCTACAGCTTTGACCGTGCAGCTGTGCTGCATGTCTGGGGCCGCCTCTGGAACAGCACCTTCCTGGAG GAGTACTCGGCTGTGAAGTCCCTGGAAGTGATTGTCCAAGCCAACATCACCGTGAAGTCCTCCATCAAGAACTTGCTGCTCAGAGATGCCTCCACAGTG ATCCCAGTGATGGTATACCTGGACCCCGTGGCTGTGGTGGCAGAAGGAGTCCCCTGGTGGGTCATCCTTCTGGCTGTACTGGCCGGGCTGCTGGTGCTGGCGCTGCTGGTGCTGCTCATGTGGAAG ATGGGATTCTTCAAGCGAGCGCGGTACCCCGAAGCCACTGTGCCCCAGTACCACGCGGTGAAGATCCCACGGGAAGACCGGCAGCAGTTCAAGGAGGAGAAGACGGGCACCATCCTGAGGAACAACTGGGGCAGCCCCCGGCGGGAGGGCCCCGATGCACACCCCATCCTGGCTGGGGATGGGCACCCGGAGCTGGGCTCCGATGGgcaccctgtgccaggcactgcctaG
- the ITGA7 gene encoding integrin alpha-7 isoform X7 gives MAGTPGRDPWGAPGICYLLGSLLAGLLFPGAVAFNLDVMGALRKEGEPGSLFGFSVALHRQLQPGPQSWLLVGAPQALALPGQQANRTGGLFACPLSLEETDCYRVDIDRGADVQKESKENQWLGVSVRSQGPGGKIVTCAHRYEARQRVDQILETRDVIGRCFVLSQDLAIRDELDGGEWKFCEGRPQGHEQFGFCQQGTAAAFSPDSHYLLFGAPGTYNWKGFSIDSGKSLVRAEELSFVAGAPRANHKGAVVILRKDSASRLVPEVMLSGERLTSGFGYSLAVADLNNDGWTDLVVGAPYYFERQEELGGAVYVYMNQGGHWAGVSPLRLCGSPDSMFGISLAVLGDLNQDGFPDLAVGAPFDGDGKVFIYHGSSLGVVVKPSQVLEGEAVGIKSFGYSLSGGLDVDGNRYPDLLVGSLADTAVLFRARPVLHVSHEVSILPRNIDLEQPNCASGHLVCMDLRVCFSYIASPSSYSPVVALDYTLDGDTDRRLRGQVPRVTFLSRGPDDPKHQASGTVWLKHQHDRVCGDTMLQLQENVKDKLRAIVVTLSYSLQTPRLRRQAPGQGLPPVAPILNAHQPSTQRTEIHFLKQGCGEDKVCQSNLQLVHARFCARVSDTEFQPLPMDADGTTALFALSGQPVIGLELKVTNLPSDPAQPQADGDDAHEAQLLVTLPASLHYSGVRALDPAEKPLCLSNENASHVECELGNPMKRGAQVTFYLILSTSGITIETTELEVELLLATISEQELQPVSARARVFIELPLSITGVAIPQQLFFSGVVRGESAMQSERDVGSKVKYEVTVSNQGQSLNTLGSAFLNIMWPHEIANGKWLLYPMRVELEGGQGPGQRGLCSPRPNILHLDVDSRDRRRRELGQPEPQEPHEQPEPSTSWWPVSSAEKKKNVTLDCTRGTASCVVFSCPLYSFDRAAVLHVWGRLWNSTFLEEYSAVKSLEVIVQANITVKSSIKNLLLRDASTVIPVMVYLDPVAVVAEGVPWWVILLAVLAGLLVLALLVLLMWKMGFFKRARYPEATVPQYHAVKIPREDRQQFKEEKTGTILRNNWGSPRREGPDAHPILAGDGHPELGSDGHPVPGTA, from the exons GCTGCTGGTGGGCGCTCCCCAGGCTCTGGCCCTGCCTGGGCAGCAGGCAAATCGCACTGGAGGCCTCTTCGCTTGCCCACTGAGCCTGGAAGAGACTGACTGCTACAGAGTGGACATCGACCGGGGAG CTGACGTGCAGAAGGAGAGTAAGGAGAACCAGTGGTTGGGAGTCAGTGTTCGGAGCCAGGGACCTGGGGGCAAGATTGTT ACCTGTGCGCACCGATACGAGGCGCGGCAGCGTGTGGACCAGATCCTGGAGACGAGGGACGTGATTGGTCGCTGCTTTGTGCTAAGCCAGGACCTGGCCATCCGCGATGAGCTGGATGGCGGGGAGTGGAAGTTCTGTGAGGGACGCCCCCAGGGCCACGAACAATTTGGGTTCTGCCAGCAGGGCACGGCCGCCGCCTTCTCCCCCGACAGCCACTACCTCCTCTTTGGGGCCCCGGGAACCTATAACTGGAAGG GTTTCTCCATTGACTCGGGGAAGAGTCTGGTGCGAGCAGAGGAGCTGAGCTTTGTGGCAGGGGCCCCCCGTGCCAACCACAAGGGTGCTGTGGTCATTCTGCGCAAAGACAGCGCCAGTCGCCTGGTGCCTGAAGTTATGCTGTCCGGGGAGCGCCTGACCTCTGGCTTTGGCTACTCGCTGGCGGTGGCTGATCTTAACAATGACGG CTGGACAGATCTGGTAGTGGGTGCCCCCTACTACTTTGAGCGCCAAGAAGAACTGGGGGGTGCCGTGTATGTGTACATGAACCAGGGGGGTCACTGGGCTGGGGTCTCCCCTCTCCGGCTCTGCGGCTCTCCTGACTCCATGTTCGGGATCAGTCTGGCTGTCCTGGGGGACCTCAACCAAGATGGCTTCCCAG ACCTTGCTGTAGGGGCTCCCTTCGACGGGGATGGGAAAGTCTTTATCTACCACGGGAGCAGCCTGGGGGTTGTCGTCAAACCTTCCCAG GTGCTGGAGGGCGAGGCTGTGGGCATTAAGAGCTTTGGCTACTCTCTGTCGGGCGGCCTGGATGTGGATGGGAACCGCTACCCGGACCTGCTGGTGGGCTCCCTGGCCGACACTGCCGTGCTCTTCAG ggccaGGCCCGTCCTCCACGTCTCCCACGAGGTCTCTATTCTTCCAAGAAACATCGACCTAGAACAGCCCAACTGCGCCAGTGGCCACTTGGTCTG CATggacctcagggtctgtttcagCTACATTGCATCGCCCAGCAGCTACAGCCCCGTTGTGG CCCTGGATTACACGTTAGATGGGGACACAGACCGGAGGCTCCGGGGCCAGGTGCCCCGTGTGACCTTCCTGAGCCGTGGCCCAGATGACCCCAAGCACCAGGCCTCAGGCACCGTGTGGCTGAAACACCAGCATGACCGAGTCTGTGGAGACACTATGCTTCAGCTTCAG GAGAATGTCAAAGACAAGCTTCGGGCCATCGTGGTGACTCTGTCCTATAGTCTCCAGACCCCTCGGCTCCGGCGACAGGCTCCTGGCCAGGGGCTGCCCCCCGTGGCCCCCATCCTCAATGCCCACCAGCCCAGCACCCAGCGGACAGAG ATCCACTTTCTGAAGCAAGGCTGTGGTGAAGACAAGGTGTGTCAGAGCAATCTGCAGCTGGTCCACGCCCGGTTCTGCGCCCGTGTCAGCGACACGGAGTTTCAGCCTCTGCCCAT GGATGCGGATGGGACGACAGCCCTGTTTGCACTGAGTGGGCAGCCAGTCATCGGCCTGGAGCTGAAGGTCACCAATCTGCCTTCggacccagcccagccccaggctgATGGGGATGACGCCCATGAAGCCCAGCTCCTGGtcaccctccctgcctctctgcaCTATTCAGGAGTCCGGGCCCTGGACCCTGCG GAGAAGCCGCTGTGCCTGTCCAATGAGAACGCCTCCCATGTCGAGTGTGAGCTGGGGAACCCCATGAAGAGAGGTGCCCAG GTCACCTTCTACCTCATCCTTAGCACCTCAGGGATCACCATTGAGACCACAGAGCTGGAGGTGGAGCTGCTGTTGGCCAC GATCAGCGAGCAGGAGCTGCAGCCGGTCTCTGCCCGAGCCCGTGTCTTCATCGAGCTGCCACTGTCCATCACGGG GGTGGCCATTCCCCAGCAGCTCTTCTTCTCTGGCGTGGTGCGGGGCGAGAGCGCCATGCAATCTGAGCGAGATGTGGGCAGCAAGGTCAAGTATGAGGTTACG GTCTCCAACCAAGGCCAGTCACTCAATACCCTGGGCTCGGCCTTCCTCAACATCATGTGGCCCCACGAGATTGCCAACGGGAAGTGGCTGCTGTACCCCATGCGGGTGGAGCTGGAGGGCGGGCAGGGGCCGGGGCAGAGGGGACTCTGTTCCCCCAGGCCCAACATCCTCCACCTG gaTGTGGACAGCAGGGACAGGAGGCGGCGGGAGCTGGGGCAGCCGGAGCCGCAGGAGCCTCATGAGCAGCCGGAGCCCAGCACGTCCTGGTGGCCAGTGTCCTCTGCTGAGAAGAAGAAAAACGTCACCCTG GACTGCACCCGGGGCACGGCCAGCTGCGTGGTGTTCAGCTGCCCTCTCTACAGCTTTGACCGTGCAGCTGTGCTGCATGTCTGGGGCCGCCTCTGGAACAGCACCTTCCTGGAG GAGTACTCGGCTGTGAAGTCCCTGGAAGTGATTGTCCAAGCCAACATCACCGTGAAGTCCTCCATCAAGAACTTGCTGCTCAGAGATGCCTCCACAGTG ATCCCAGTGATGGTATACCTGGACCCCGTGGCTGTGGTGGCAGAAGGAGTCCCCTGGTGGGTCATCCTTCTGGCTGTACTGGCCGGGCTGCTGGTGCTGGCGCTGCTGGTGCTGCTCATGTGGAAG ATGGGATTCTTCAAGCGAGCGCGGTACCCCGAAGCCACTGTGCCCCAGTACCACGCGGTGAAGATCCCACGGGAAGACCGGCAGCAGTTCAAGGAGGAGAAGACGGGCACCATCCTGAGGAACAACTGGGGCAGCCCCCGGCGGGAGGGCCCCGATGCACACCCCATCCTGGCTGGGGATGGGCACCCGGAGCTGGGCTCCGATGGgcaccctgtgccaggcactgcctaG